One genomic window of Octopus bimaculoides isolate UCB-OBI-ISO-001 chromosome 2, ASM119413v2, whole genome shotgun sequence includes the following:
- the LOC106872120 gene encoding baculoviral IAP repeat-containing protein 2 isoform X2 — protein MTKNLKTPPGDLHYEIERLLTFSVNSHPKLTAIELAANGYYYDSLEEKIICFFCKSVLEFSDSTFKHIYSCRHKDDNFPVYLHDGTDIENATASNEQNTERETEIVVRISTENSNKNEIPNMQKRLDTFENWNTSVPVAPTDLAKNGFYYLGYSNVVKCAYCTVQLHKWKENYDIHEEHTRLNPECPILRYFRKTDLEYEQYRQKSFDKWPTHHPLKAKDLAANGFYHKGPADNVCCIFCKCEIKNWKANDNIKEKHRSISPNCPFLCEKLVGNVPKPKQSNKFDSPIHPYFASLSERLKTFSSRPKNKNQKPKSLADAGFFHNGISDTVICFSCGCTLCDWDEDEDPWHKHAQYSPKCTFVQQMKGSKYITEASGKSKELSNNQELEHERSSSMEDVTTFPNTPASGILPIFADLKLNSSFMDTPSVLAVLSLGYKRSLVKKLVKNKIKETEFYICGGRK, from the exons atgacaaaaaatctGAAGACACCTCCAGGGGACCTACATTATGAAATTGAAAGATTGCTAACATTCTCTGTAAATAGTCATCCAAAGCTAACAGCTATAGAGCTTGCTGCAAATGGTTATTATTATGATAGTTtggaagaaaaaattatttgcttTTTCTGTAAATCTGTACTGGAATTTTCAGATTCcacttttaaacatatttattcatgtagACATAAAGATGACAATTTTCCAGTTTATTTACATGATGGTACAGATATTGAAAATGCTACAGCTTCTAATGAACAAAACACTGAACGAGAAACTGAGATTGTAGTGAGAATTAGTActgaaaattcaaataaaaatgaaatacccAACATGCAAAAAAGACTGGACACCTTTGAAAATTGGAACACAAGTGTCCCAGTAGCACCCACTGATCTTGCAAAGAATGGATTTTATTACCTAGGTTATAGCAATGTTGTTAAATGTGCATACTGTACTGTCCAACTccacaaatggaaagaaaattatgaTATCCATGAAGAACACACACGTTTAAATCCAGAATGTccaattttaagatattttaggAAAACGGATTTAGAATATGAACAGTATCGCCAAAAGAGTTTTGACAAATGGCCAACACATCACCCATTAAAAGCTAAAGATTTGGCAGCTAATGGATTCTACCACAAGGGGCCTGCTGATAATGTCTGTTGTATTTTTTGCAAATGTGAAATCAAAAATTGGAAAgctaatgataatattaaagaaaaacataGGTCAATTTCTCCGAATTGCCCTTTCTTGTGTGAGAAATTGGTAGGTAACGTACCAAAACCAAAACAGAGTAATAAATTTGACTCTCCAATACATCCATATTTTGCCTCATTAAGTGAACGccttaaaacattttcttcacggccaaagaataaaaatcaaaaacctAAATCTTTAGCAGATGCTGGGTTCTTTCataatg GTATTTCTGATACAGTAATTTGTTTTAGCTGTGGTTGTACTTTATGTGATTGGGATGAGGATGAAGATCCATGGCACAAACATGCTCAATACTCTCCAAAATGTACTTTTGTACAGCAGATGAAAGGTTCTAAGTACATCACAGAAGCAAGTGGGAAAAGCAAAGAACTTTCAAATAACCAG gaATTAGAGCATGAAAGATCAAGTTCTATGGAAGATGTTACAACTTTCCCAAACACTCCAGCTTCAG GTATTCTGCCCATATTTGCAGATTTGAAATTGAATTCATCATTTATGGATACACCTTCAGTTCTAGCTGTTTTGTCTCTCGGTTATAAACGAAGTTTAGTGAAAAAActagtgaaaaataaaatcaaggaaacag AATTCTACATTTGTGGAGGAAGAAAGTGA
- the LOC106872120 gene encoding baculoviral IAP repeat-containing protein 1f isoform X3, whose amino-acid sequence MTKNLKTPPGDLHYEIERLLTFSVNSHPKLTAIELAANGYYYDSLEEKIICFFCKSVLEFSDSTFKHIYSCRHKDDNFPVYLHDGTDIENATASNEQNTERETEIVVRISTENSNKNEIPNMQKRLDTFENWNTSVPVAPTDLAKNGFYYLGYSNVVKCAYCTVQLHKWKENYDIHEEHTRLNPECPILRYFRKTDLEYEQYRQKSFDKWPTHHPLKAKDLAANGFYHKGPADNVCCIFCKCEIKNWKANDNIKEKHRSISPNCPFLCEKLVGNVPKPKQSNKFDSPIHPYFASLSERLKTFSSRPKNKNQKPKSLADAGFFHNGISDTVICFSCGCTLCDWDEDEDPWHKHAQYSPKCTFVQQMKGSKYITEASGKSKELSNNQELEHERSSSMEDVTTFPNTPASAYTRYILSSFYVHLFYRSSKAIYLKGFVICPLSNLLRLFGFCFYT is encoded by the exons atgacaaaaaatctGAAGACACCTCCAGGGGACCTACATTATGAAATTGAAAGATTGCTAACATTCTCTGTAAATAGTCATCCAAAGCTAACAGCTATAGAGCTTGCTGCAAATGGTTATTATTATGATAGTTtggaagaaaaaattatttgcttTTTCTGTAAATCTGTACTGGAATTTTCAGATTCcacttttaaacatatttattcatgtagACATAAAGATGACAATTTTCCAGTTTATTTACATGATGGTACAGATATTGAAAATGCTACAGCTTCTAATGAACAAAACACTGAACGAGAAACTGAGATTGTAGTGAGAATTAGTActgaaaattcaaataaaaatgaaatacccAACATGCAAAAAAGACTGGACACCTTTGAAAATTGGAACACAAGTGTCCCAGTAGCACCCACTGATCTTGCAAAGAATGGATTTTATTACCTAGGTTATAGCAATGTTGTTAAATGTGCATACTGTACTGTCCAACTccacaaatggaaagaaaattatgaTATCCATGAAGAACACACACGTTTAAATCCAGAATGTccaattttaagatattttaggAAAACGGATTTAGAATATGAACAGTATCGCCAAAAGAGTTTTGACAAATGGCCAACACATCACCCATTAAAAGCTAAAGATTTGGCAGCTAATGGATTCTACCACAAGGGGCCTGCTGATAATGTCTGTTGTATTTTTTGCAAATGTGAAATCAAAAATTGGAAAgctaatgataatattaaagaaaaacataGGTCAATTTCTCCGAATTGCCCTTTCTTGTGTGAGAAATTGGTAGGTAACGTACCAAAACCAAAACAGAGTAATAAATTTGACTCTCCAATACATCCATATTTTGCCTCATTAAGTGAACGccttaaaacattttcttcacggccaaagaataaaaatcaaaaacctAAATCTTTAGCAGATGCTGGGTTCTTTCataatg GTATTTCTGATACAGTAATTTGTTTTAGCTGTGGTTGTACTTTATGTGATTGGGATGAGGATGAAGATCCATGGCACAAACATGCTCAATACTCTCCAAAATGTACTTTTGTACAGCAGATGAAAGGTTCTAAGTACATCACAGAAGCAAGTGGGAAAAGCAAAGAACTTTCAAATAACCAG gaATTAGAGCATGAAAGATCAAGTTCTATGGAAGATGTTACAACTTTCCCAAACACTCCAGCTTCAG cttacaccagatACATCTTGTCAAGTTTCTAcgtacaccttttctacagatcgagcaaggccatctatctgaagggatttgtgatttgtccacTTTCCAATTTACTAAGGCTTTTTGGTTTTTGCTTCtacacatga